The following proteins are co-located in the Candidatus Methylarchaceae archaeon HK02M2 genome:
- a CDS encoding protein translocase SEC61 complex subunit gamma, with translation MRDLGILNLMKSTRQMLKLTKKSDWSEFRLYIKLTVIGIAAVGAIGFIIKIIGSAFRLFF, from the coding sequence ATGAGAGATTTGGGTATATTAAATCTTATGAAGTCTACGAGACAGATGCTCAAACTTACTAAGAAGTCTGATTGGAGCGAGTTTCGTTTATATATTAAGTTAACTGTAATAGGTATTGCAGCCGTAGGTGCTATAGGATTCATAATAAAAATAATAGGATCTGCGTTCCGACTATTCTTTTAA